In one Streptomyces sp. NBC_01288 genomic region, the following are encoded:
- the rodA gene encoding rod shape-determining protein RodA: MTGNSFSVSGYGPDRAGWTRVFARDSMARRLDWPILLSAVGLSLIGSLLVFSATRNRTEINQGDQYYFLLRHLMNTGIGIALMIGVIWVGHRTLRVVVPFLYGASVFGILLVLTPLGSTVNGAHSWIVLGGGFSLQPSEFVKITIILGMAMILAARVDAGDKPHPDHRTVLQALGLASVPMMIVMLMPDLGSVMVMVIIVLGVLLASGASNRWIFGLLGAGTLGAIAVWQLHFLDEYQIARFAAFANPSLDPAGVGYNTNQARIAIGSGGLTGEGLFHGSQTTGQFVPEQQTDFVFTVAGEELGFVGAGLILVLLGVVLWRACRIARDSTELYGTIVAAGIVAWFAFQAFENVGMTLGIMPVTGLPLPFVSYGGTSMFAVWLAVGLLQSIRVQRPMSA, from the coding sequence GTGACCGGCAACAGCTTCTCCGTCTCCGGATACGGGCCCGACCGGGCCGGCTGGACGCGGGTGTTCGCCCGTGACTCGATGGCACGCCGACTGGACTGGCCGATACTGCTGTCGGCGGTCGGCCTGTCCCTGATCGGCTCGCTCCTCGTCTTCTCGGCGACCCGCAACCGCACCGAGATCAACCAGGGCGACCAGTACTACTTCCTGCTCCGGCACCTGATGAACACCGGCATCGGCATCGCCCTGATGATCGGCGTCATCTGGGTCGGCCACCGCACCCTGCGCGTCGTCGTCCCGTTCCTCTACGGCGCCTCGGTGTTCGGCATCCTGCTGGTGCTCACCCCGCTGGGCTCCACGGTCAACGGCGCGCACTCCTGGATCGTGCTCGGCGGCGGCTTCTCGCTCCAGCCGTCGGAGTTCGTGAAGATCACGATCATCCTGGGCATGGCGATGATCCTCGCCGCCCGGGTCGACGCGGGCGACAAGCCCCACCCCGACCACCGCACGGTCCTCCAGGCCCTGGGCCTCGCCTCGGTCCCGATGATGATCGTCATGCTGATGCCCGACCTCGGCTCGGTCATGGTCATGGTCATCATCGTGCTCGGCGTGCTGCTGGCCTCCGGCGCCTCCAACCGCTGGATCTTCGGCCTGCTCGGCGCGGGCACCCTGGGCGCGATCGCGGTGTGGCAGCTGCACTTCCTGGACGAGTACCAGATCGCCCGCTTCGCCGCCTTCGCCAACCCGAGCCTCGACCCGGCCGGCGTCGGCTACAACACCAACCAGGCCCGCATCGCGATCGGCTCCGGCGGCCTCACCGGCGAGGGCCTCTTCCACGGCTCCCAGACGACAGGCCAGTTCGTCCCCGAACAGCAGACGGACTTCGTCTTCACGGTCGCGGGCGAGGAGTTGGGCTTCGTCGGCGCGGGCCTGATCCTCGTCCTCCTCGGCGTGGTCCTGTGGCGCGCCTGCCGCATCGCCCGCGATTCGACCGAGCTCTACGGCACGATCGTCGCCGCCGGGATCGTCGCCTGGTTCGCCTTCCAGGCCTTCGAGAACGTCGGCATGACCCTCGGCATCATGCCGGTCACCGGCCTGCCACTGCCCTTCGTGTCGTACGGAGGTACGTCGATGTTCGCGGTGTGGCTAGCGGTGGGGTTGCTCCAGTCGATCCGGGTGCAGCGCCCGATGTCCGCGTAG